One genomic segment of Acanthochromis polyacanthus isolate Apoly-LR-REF ecotype Palm Island chromosome 9, KAUST_Apoly_ChrSc, whole genome shotgun sequence includes these proteins:
- the LOC110971191 gene encoding inositol monophosphatase 1-like isoform X1, with the protein MADQWQSSMDHAVAIARRAGEVVREALLDDRAVMTKSSSVDLVTQTDQKVEQLIIQSVKEKFPTHRFIGEESVAAGESCVLTDCPTWIIDPIDGTTNFVHAFPFVAVSIGFSVNKQVEFGVVYSCLEDKMFTARRGKGAFCNGQPLEVSEQKDIQQSIVATEFGSSRAPEAVDRIFCSLKNVLSIPVHGLRGAGTAAINMCLVASGCVEAYYEIGIHVWDVAAGSLIVCEAGGVLMDVEGNGPDANTSCLPARCVSDGCLCAGGEVDLMSRRIIAANSRTIAERLVREIAPFRPPRDDAPPPN; encoded by the exons ATGGCCGACCAATGGCAGAGCTCCATGGATCACGCTGTGGCCATCGCACGACGAGCTGGAGAG GTGGTGAGGGAGGCTCTGCTGGACGACAGGGCGGTGATGACCAAGAGTTCGTCGGTTGACTTGGTGACTCAAACGGACCAGAAGGTGGAGCAGCTCATCATCCAATCAGTGAAGGAGAAATTCCCCACACACAG GTTCATCGGGGAGGAGTCTGTGGCTGCAGGTGAGTCCTGTGTTCTGACCGACTGTCCCACCTGGATCATCGACCCCATCGATGGAACCACCAACTTTGTTCATGC GTTTCCCTTTGTTGCTGTTTCCATCGGGTTCTCCGTCAACAAACAG GTAGAGTTTGGTGTCGTCTACAGCTGTCTGGAAGACAAGATGTTCACCGCCAGGAGGGGGAAGGGAGCGTTCTGCAACGGACAACCGCTGGAGGTTTCTGAGCAGAAAG ACATCCAGCAGTCCATCGTGGCCACAGAGTTCGGATCCAGCAGAGCCCCCGAAGCCGTGGACAGAATCTTCTGCAGCCTGAAGAACGTCCTGAGCATTCCGGTTCACGG GCTACGAGGAGCAGGAACTGCAGCCATCAACATGTGTCTGGTGGCGTCCGGCTGCGTCGAGGCGTACTATGAGATCGGGATCCACGTTTGGGACGTGGCTGCCGGATCGCTGATCGTCTGCGAGGCCGGAGGGGTTCTGATGGACGTGGAGGGTAACGGTCCGGACGCTAACACTTCCTGTTTACCTGCCAGATGTGTCTCTGACGGCTGTCTGTGTGCAGGAGGGGAGGTGGACCTGATGTCCAGGAGGATCATCGCTGCCAACAGCAGGACCATCGCCGAGCGGCTGGTCAGAGAGATCGCCCCCTTCAGGCCGCCCAGAGACGACGCCCCGCCACCCAATTAG
- the LOC110971191 gene encoding inositol monophosphatase 1-like isoform X2, translating into MADQWQSSMDHAVAIARRAGEVVREALLDDRAVMTKSSSVDLVTQTDQKVEQLIIQSVKEKFPTHRFIGEESVAAGESCVLTDCPTWIIDPIDGTTNFVHAFPFVAVSIGFSVNKQVEFGVVYSCLEDKMFTARRGKGAFCNGQPLEVSEQKDIQQSIVATEFGSSRAPEAVDRIFCSLKNVLSIPVHGLRGAGTAAINMCLVASGCVEAYYEIGIHVWDVAAGSLIVCEAGGVLMDVEGGEVDLMSRRIIAANSRTIAERLVREIAPFRPPRDDAPPPN; encoded by the exons ATGGCCGACCAATGGCAGAGCTCCATGGATCACGCTGTGGCCATCGCACGACGAGCTGGAGAG GTGGTGAGGGAGGCTCTGCTGGACGACAGGGCGGTGATGACCAAGAGTTCGTCGGTTGACTTGGTGACTCAAACGGACCAGAAGGTGGAGCAGCTCATCATCCAATCAGTGAAGGAGAAATTCCCCACACACAG GTTCATCGGGGAGGAGTCTGTGGCTGCAGGTGAGTCCTGTGTTCTGACCGACTGTCCCACCTGGATCATCGACCCCATCGATGGAACCACCAACTTTGTTCATGC GTTTCCCTTTGTTGCTGTTTCCATCGGGTTCTCCGTCAACAAACAG GTAGAGTTTGGTGTCGTCTACAGCTGTCTGGAAGACAAGATGTTCACCGCCAGGAGGGGGAAGGGAGCGTTCTGCAACGGACAACCGCTGGAGGTTTCTGAGCAGAAAG ACATCCAGCAGTCCATCGTGGCCACAGAGTTCGGATCCAGCAGAGCCCCCGAAGCCGTGGACAGAATCTTCTGCAGCCTGAAGAACGTCCTGAGCATTCCGGTTCACGG GCTACGAGGAGCAGGAACTGCAGCCATCAACATGTGTCTGGTGGCGTCCGGCTGCGTCGAGGCGTACTATGAGATCGGGATCCACGTTTGGGACGTGGCTGCCGGATCGCTGATCGTCTGCGAGGCCGGAGGGGTTCTGATGGACGTGGAGG GAGGGGAGGTGGACCTGATGTCCAGGAGGATCATCGCTGCCAACAGCAGGACCATCGCCGAGCGGCTGGTCAGAGAGATCGCCCCCTTCAGGCCGCCCAGAGACGACGCCCCGCCACCCAATTAG
- the LOC110971189 gene encoding inositol monophosphatase 1-like isoform X1 — translation MSRTSGAHTRNTQLCVLLQSDVCLLHVSFPCFYSHQTSEFTLLVSNLNHAVQSGSLVVPQVVLSAFQQHKEVKLKSSPADLVTETDQRVEKILISAIRNRYPQHRFIGEESVAAGERLELTDSPTWIIDPIDGTVNFVHRFPFVAISIAFTFNKQIQFGIVYSCVEDKLFYAQRGGGAFLNGEPLYVSGQQDISRCVVVTEIGAERDDVALSTTTSNICRLLKLPVHGVRALGTAAVDMCQVATGGADAYYHIGMHCWDIAASAIIVQEAGGVVMDTDGSEFDMMSRRVIAASSATVADRIAQVIQAFPCCRDDEDNCRCGATGVN, via the exons ATGTCACGAACATCAGGTGCACACACCCGAAACACACAGCTGTGTGTTCTCCTGCAGTCTGACGTCTGTTTACTTCATGTGTCATTTCCGTGTTTCTACAGCCATCAGACGTCTGAGTTTACTTTGTTAGTAAGTAACCTGAATCATGCTGTTCAGAGTGGTTCTCTGGTGGTTCCTCAGGTGGTTCTGTCGGCGTTTCAGCAGCACAAAGAGGTGAAGCTGAAAAGTTCTCCGGCGGATCTGGTGACGGAAACGGATCAGAGAGTCGAGAAGATCCTGATCTCTGCCATCAGGAACCGCTACCCTCAGCACAG GTTCATCGGGGAGGAGTCTGTGGCTGCAGGTGAGCGTCTGGAGCTGACTGACAGTCCCACCTGGATCATCGACCCCATCGATGGCACAGTGAATTTTGTCCACAG GTTTCCATTCGTGGCCATTTCCATCGCCTTCACCTTCAACAAACAG ATCCAGTTTGGGATCGTGTACAGCTGTGTGGAGGACAAACTGTTCTACgctcagagaggaggaggagcgttCCTCAACGGAGAACCACTGTACGTCTCTGGACAGCAAG ACATCAGCAGGTGTGTGGTGGTGACGGAGATCGGAGCTGAGCGTGATGACGTCGCTCTGTCCACCACGACCTCCAACATCTGCAGACTGCTCAAGCTCCCCGTACACGG GGTGCGTGCTTTGGGGACAGCAGCGGTCGACATGTGTCAGGTGGCCACAGGTGGAGCCGACGCCTACTACCACATCGGGATGCACTGCTGGGACATCGCTGCCTCTGCCATCATTGTACAGGAAGCTGGAGGCGTCGTCATGGACACGGACG GCTCGGAGTTCGACATGATGTCGAGGAGAGTCATCGCCGCCAGCTCCGCCACCGTGGCCGATCGTATCGCTCAGGTGATCCAGGCCTTTCCCTGTTGTCGTGACGACGAGGACAACTGCAGGTGTGGAGCGACAGGTGTGAACTGA
- the LOC110971189 gene encoding inositol monophosphatase 1-like isoform X2, producing the protein MANWTDCLNFGISIAKQASEVVLSAFQQHKEVKLKSSPADLVTETDQRVEKILISAIRNRYPQHRFIGEESVAAGERLELTDSPTWIIDPIDGTVNFVHRFPFVAISIAFTFNKQIQFGIVYSCVEDKLFYAQRGGGAFLNGEPLYVSGQQDISRCVVVTEIGAERDDVALSTTTSNICRLLKLPVHGVRALGTAAVDMCQVATGGADAYYHIGMHCWDIAASAIIVQEAGGVVMDTDGSEFDMMSRRVIAASSATVADRIAQVIQAFPCCRDDEDNCRCGATGVN; encoded by the exons ATGGCCAACTGGACCGACTGTCTGAACTTTGGGATCTCCATCGCTAAACAGGCCAGTGAG GTGGTTCTGTCGGCGTTTCAGCAGCACAAAGAGGTGAAGCTGAAAAGTTCTCCGGCGGATCTGGTGACGGAAACGGATCAGAGAGTCGAGAAGATCCTGATCTCTGCCATCAGGAACCGCTACCCTCAGCACAG GTTCATCGGGGAGGAGTCTGTGGCTGCAGGTGAGCGTCTGGAGCTGACTGACAGTCCCACCTGGATCATCGACCCCATCGATGGCACAGTGAATTTTGTCCACAG GTTTCCATTCGTGGCCATTTCCATCGCCTTCACCTTCAACAAACAG ATCCAGTTTGGGATCGTGTACAGCTGTGTGGAGGACAAACTGTTCTACgctcagagaggaggaggagcgttCCTCAACGGAGAACCACTGTACGTCTCTGGACAGCAAG ACATCAGCAGGTGTGTGGTGGTGACGGAGATCGGAGCTGAGCGTGATGACGTCGCTCTGTCCACCACGACCTCCAACATCTGCAGACTGCTCAAGCTCCCCGTACACGG GGTGCGTGCTTTGGGGACAGCAGCGGTCGACATGTGTCAGGTGGCCACAGGTGGAGCCGACGCCTACTACCACATCGGGATGCACTGCTGGGACATCGCTGCCTCTGCCATCATTGTACAGGAAGCTGGAGGCGTCGTCATGGACACGGACG GCTCGGAGTTCGACATGATGTCGAGGAGAGTCATCGCCGCCAGCTCCGCCACCGTGGCCGATCGTATCGCTCAGGTGATCCAGGCCTTTCCCTGTTGTCGTGACGACGAGGACAACTGCAGGTGTGGAGCGACAGGTGTGAACTGA